The window CTTGCCTTCCACTCCGaaaatttgtttttaatttttttaatcacCGGATCCCACTCTTTGGCCTTATTCATTCTAGCACTGACGGGAAGGCCTAAATAAGTAAGAGGAAAAGAGCCTTCCTTACAACAAATGCTAAGGGCCATATTAGCAATGTCCGTGCTTGAAACTCCAATGCCATACAAACTACTTTTGGAGATGTTTATTTTAAGTCCCGAAGCATCTTCAAAGCACTTAAACAAATTCATTATATTCCTTAGATCGCCTTTACTTCATTCACCTAAAAAGATAGTGTTGTCCGCGTTGTAAGTGTAAAAGAGTAATCTTGTCTTTACCGATCTCGACCCCTTTAAAAAGTTCCTCATTGATGGCAGTTTTTACAAAGAGATTTAACCATTCTCCGGTGATTAAGAATAGTAAAGGAAATAGAGGGTCTCCTTGGCGTATGCCTTTCTCGAGCTTGAACTCATTAGTGGGCGACCCTTTAACCAATATAAAGACGGAAGCTGATTTAAGGCTCTCGTCTATCCATTTTAACCATTTTTAGCCAAACCCATACTTTTCATAGTACTCATCAAGAACTTTCAATTAATGCTATCAAAAGCTTTAGTGAGGTGTAGTGTTACAACGGTTTGATAATTATAAAGCACAAATATATTTTTTggcttatatatatgtatagaaatagaatatataaatatattgatgGATGTATACATAGATATcatatcatatataattatataattgataatttaattataattttttatattatatgtagtatcttatattataattataatttataatttgtaataatattataattataactatatagGAGTATAATCAATTACAAATACGGAATATATTGTTATCTTATTTTGATCGAATATATTGTTTCTTTATTTATATTTCTTTTAGCCGATATAAGTAAAGAATAGTAGAACCAAAATATCAATAGCGCCGATATCTATCTATTAGGGTTCATTCGCAAACTCTACAAACCCCTCATTACCTTCTTTCTTTCTTCTTAGCGTTCATCAATGGCGGAAGCGGCATCTACTGGTGTTGTAATTCGATTTAACGACGCCAAGGGTTATGGATTCATCAAATCAGATGAAGGCGGTGATGATCTCTTTGTTCATCAATCCGAGATCCAATCGGATGGTTATCGCAGTCTTCGCGAAGGTCAGAAAGTTAAGTTTTCAATTGTTGATAAAAACGACCGTCAACAACAAGCTGTTAATGTTATTGCTTTAGACGGATCTAAAATTGAAAGAAGTCGTAATCGTGACGCTAGTTACGGTGGCCGTCGTGGTGGCGCCGGTGATGGATACGGCTTCCGTAACGGCGGCGGATATAATAGTAACGGCGGCGGTTTTAGGTCTGGCGGCGTTAGTCAAAaggagtgttataattgtggtggTGTTGGACATTTATCTCGGGACTGTAGCAGCCCCGCTGTTAATGTTAGAGGCGGCGGCGGCGGTGGTTGTTTTAACTGTGGTGCGTCTGGCCATTTGGCAAGGGAATGCAATAGAGGTGATGGTGGCAATGGTGGCGGCAGAGATAGGGAATGTTATGCGTGTGGTGAGGTAGGGCATATTGCTAAGGATTGTACTGATGGCAGCGGCGGTGGTGGTGGACGTGGTGGCGGCGGCAGGTCTGGCGGCGGCGGCGGCAGTGGTGGTAATCGGTCTGGTGGTGGGTTATGTTACTATTGTCGACAGCCTGGACATTTTGCTAGAGAATGTCCAGAGAATTCGtgattaaataaaactaaactaacaAATGTGTGATCCTCAGGGCAAGTTTGATGATGGATGATGATCTATTGGGGTACATTTGGATTATTTGTTTAGTTTTTTTAGTTTTTTGTTTGTTTGCTTAATTGGCCTTTACATAAGAAGGAACATTGTTCAATTGTGATGGTCTTTATGTTGCTATGTTATGAATGAATATATTTAGGGGCTGTTTATTAGTCTCAGTTTTGTTTTATGAAAATTCGATAAgctttattatattttttatattattatgctCTATAACGAATGGTGGTTATGTTATATCAATGTGGTTTATTGTTACTCATGTCTTATAACATTGTTAACTACTCGTAATTTGTTGTCGATTAATATTGTTGCACGGTTTGATGGATTATTTGTTGAAAATATGATCCTTTTGGTGGTGGTTTGCTTTGTTAAATGCAATTTTGTTTGAAGTGCATTTAATGTATGATTAAGTTTAACTGTTGGTGCTCATCTGGTGTGCTGTATGATGACTATACGTTGTAAGTGAAACTTGATGAAATGTTCAATCTTTGATGATGATTGTGTTGTTTAACGACTTTTCATTTGTGGCTGCGATAATAGTTCTGATCTTGACCAACCTTTGGGTGATGATTTGTGGTTTAGATTTTTGTTACTTCTAGTGGtggctattttttttttatcaatgatGGTTTGCCTTTATCCGAGTGTAAGGGCCTAGGGGCCTATTTTGCTTTCCacctaaatatatatttattattttttaattcagTAATTAAAGTTGTTCTTTCGTTATCAATTCATATGTTTTTAGGAGACATTGAATCAGACACTAGACTGCACGAACACTAGACTTTGCAGTAGTTGATCCTTAAGTGACCATTTAACATAGATGGACATGGCAGTTTTTGACTTTGCATATGAGGAAGGCAGGCAGTGGAATTTTATTGAAATTAGCTTTTGCTTATTTGTAGGGGTGTTCACGGTCCGGTTCGGTCCGATTTTGACTAAATCTCAAACCAAACCGAAGTTTATGGTTTCAAGATATATCAAACCAGACCAGACCAAAGAAGTCTTACTGGATGGTGTGGTCCGGTTTGGTAATGGTGAGCAAGTATTTGATGTTCTTTGATGATAAGTATTTTGC of the Rutidosis leptorrhynchoides isolate AG116_Rl617_1_P2 chromosome 5, CSIRO_AGI_Rlap_v1, whole genome shotgun sequence genome contains:
- the LOC139848143 gene encoding uncharacterized protein, whose protein sequence is MAEAASTGVVIRFNDAKGYGFIKSDEGGDDLFVHQSEIQSDGYRSLREGQKVKFSIVDKNDRQQQAVNVIALDGSKIERSRNRDASYGGRRGGAGDGYGFRNGGGYNSNGGGFRSGGVSQKECYNCGGVGHLSRDCSSPAVNVRGGGGGGCFNCGASGHLARECNRGDGGNGGGRDRECYACGEVGHIAKDCTDGSGGGGGRGGGGRSGGGGGSGGNRSGGGLCYYCRQPGHFARECPENS